A window of Psychromonas sp. CNPT3 contains these coding sequences:
- a CDS encoding U32 family peptidase: MKLSLGPVLYYWPKQSINDFYDQAVTSDADIIYLGETVCSKRRELKTRDWIELAKSLSQQGKEVVLSSMALLEAPSEIKILQQLCNNGELSVEANDVGAIQLLHEQKVPFTCGPAINCYNASVLKLFVNKGMQRWVMPVELSRDWLVKVVEDCLTLGIREQFEIEVFAHGFMPLAYSARCFTARSENKAKDDCELCCIKYPQGRPTTTQEDQQVFILNGIQTQSGSCYNLINDMSSMQGLVDILRISPSSTQAFEVLKQFRDAVTGHHIKEALSHQECNGFWHKIAGLDTLR, from the coding sequence ATGAAATTATCATTAGGCCCTGTGCTCTATTATTGGCCCAAACAAAGTATTAACGATTTTTATGATCAAGCCGTCACTAGCGATGCAGATATCATATATTTAGGTGAAACGGTATGCAGTAAACGTAGAGAGCTAAAAACGCGCGACTGGATAGAGCTTGCAAAATCATTATCCCAACAAGGTAAAGAAGTGGTTTTATCGAGTATGGCGTTACTGGAAGCGCCATCGGAGATAAAAATATTACAACAGCTCTGTAATAATGGAGAGCTGAGTGTAGAGGCTAATGATGTGGGAGCCATTCAATTACTGCATGAACAAAAAGTGCCCTTTACCTGTGGTCCCGCCATTAATTGCTATAACGCATCAGTACTTAAATTATTTGTAAATAAAGGTATGCAACGCTGGGTAATGCCCGTTGAGCTTTCTCGAGACTGGCTAGTCAAAGTGGTTGAAGATTGTCTAACATTAGGTATTCGTGAACAATTTGAAATCGAAGTTTTCGCGCATGGTTTTATGCCTCTTGCGTATTCTGCAAGGTGCTTTACCGCCCGATCCGAAAACAAAGCCAAAGATGATTGTGAACTTTGCTGCATTAAATACCCGCAAGGCAGGCCGACAACGACACAAGAAGATCAGCAGGTTTTCATCCTTAATGGCATCCAAACGCAATCAGGATCTTGCTATAATTTGATCAACGATATGTCATCAATGCAGGGCTTAGTTGATATATTACGTATCAGTCCTTCATCAACCCAGGCATTTGAGGTGTTAAAACAATTTAGAGATGCCGTGACAGGCCATCATATCAAAGAGGCCCTGTCGCATCAGGAATGTAATGGTTTTTGGCATAAGATAGCGGGATTAGACACACTACGCTAA
- a CDS encoding peptidylprolyl isomerase, with product MALARARHILVTSSELCEDLKKQIEAGSDFTSIAQKHSTCPSGATGGDLGQFGPGQMVPEFDKVVFSAPIGEVQGPVKTQFGYHLLEVTERDD from the coding sequence ATGGCTTTAGCACGTGCAAGACATATTTTAGTAACTAGCTCTGAACTTTGTGAAGATCTTAAAAAACAAATTGAAGCAGGTAGCGACTTTACAAGTATCGCTCAAAAGCATTCAACTTGCCCATCTGGCGCAACCGGTGGTGATTTAGGTCAATTTGGACCAGGACAAATGGTACCTGAATTTGATAAAGTTGTTTTTAGTGCGCCGATTGGTGAAGTTCAAGGCCCTGTAAAAACACAATTTGGTTATCATTTGTTAGAAGTAACTGAGCGTGACGATTAA
- the htpX gene encoding protease HtpX has protein sequence MKRIGLFLITNLAIVLVLGIVLNIVFSVLGLNSSSVGGLLVLAIVFGFGGSFISLAMSKWIAKRSTGAVVITSPANETESWLLKTVNQQAKKAGISCPEVAIYNSADINAFATGMNKNKALVAVSSGLLEQMTRDEAEAVLAHEISHVASGDMVTLALIQGVVNTFVIFIARIVGGIIDNFLSSNDENESSGHGFSYFIIVFVLEMVFGILASTIVMYFSRRREFSADAGAAKLVGKEKMIAALQRLQQSAEPKLEGTLMAFGISGKRKGGLFMSHPPLELRIEALKTAM, from the coding sequence ATGAAACGAATTGGACTGTTTTTAATTACGAATTTAGCGATCGTATTAGTACTCGGTATTGTGTTAAACATTGTATTTTCGGTATTAGGGCTTAATTCAAGCAGTGTTGGCGGATTATTAGTTTTAGCGATTGTTTTTGGGTTTGGTGGCTCTTTTATTTCGTTAGCTATGTCAAAATGGATTGCAAAGCGCAGTACTGGCGCTGTGGTTATCACCTCGCCCGCTAATGAAACTGAATCTTGGTTATTAAAAACGGTAAATCAACAAGCAAAAAAAGCGGGTATTAGCTGCCCAGAAGTCGCGATTTATAACAGCGCAGATATCAATGCGTTTGCAACCGGTATGAATAAAAACAAAGCGCTCGTTGCTGTTAGCTCTGGTTTACTCGAGCAGATGACGCGTGATGAGGCAGAGGCCGTACTGGCACATGAAATCAGTCATGTCGCGAGTGGCGATATGGTGACGCTGGCATTAATACAAGGGGTTGTTAATACCTTTGTTATTTTTATTGCACGTATCGTGGGGGGAATTATTGATAACTTCTTAAGCTCTAATGACGAAAATGAATCGTCTGGGCATGGCTTCTCCTATTTTATTATCGTATTTGTTTTAGAGATGGTTTTTGGTATTTTAGCCAGTACCATTGTGATGTATTTTTCACGTCGCCGCGAGTTCAGCGCTGATGCAGGTGCTGCTAAATTGGTCGGTAAAGAGAAAATGATCGCAGCACTGCAACGCTTACAGCAAAGCGCAGAGCCTAAACTTGAGGGTACTCTGATGGCATTTGGTATTTCAGGTAAGCGCAAAGGGGGCTTATTTATGTCTCATCCACCGCTCGAGCTGCGCATTGAAGCCTTAAAAACGGCAATGTGA
- the ubiU gene encoding ubiquinone anaerobic biosynthesis protein UbiU translates to MELLCPAGSLPALKMAIDCGADAVYVGLKDDTNARHFAGLNFNDKKLIKGAQYVKDHHKNLHVAINTFSHPGNEVRWQNAVDKCVDLGADVAIIADIATLDYAVNKHPDLELHLSVQASATNTAAIDFYQKNFNIKRVVLPRVLSMQQVKQLSRNTDMALEVFAFGSLCIMAEGRCYLSSYFTGESPNTVGACSPAKYVRWQETDTGLESRLNNILIDRYQADEKTGYPTLCKGRFNVGGKLYHALEEPTSLNTLSMLPELMRANISSVKIEGRQRSPAYVEQITRVWRAAIDAYLAAPDSYKVQPAWDRVLENVSEGNQTTLGAYHRKWQ, encoded by the coding sequence ATGGAACTTCTTTGCCCTGCGGGTAGCTTACCTGCACTGAAAATGGCCATTGACTGCGGTGCAGATGCCGTCTACGTCGGTTTAAAAGACGATACCAACGCCCGTCATTTTGCGGGATTAAATTTTAATGATAAAAAATTAATAAAAGGTGCGCAATACGTCAAAGATCATCATAAAAACTTACATGTCGCTATCAATACGTTCTCACATCCAGGCAATGAAGTGCGCTGGCAAAATGCGGTGGATAAATGCGTTGATTTAGGCGCCGATGTTGCCATTATTGCCGATATTGCCACGCTCGATTACGCCGTCAATAAACACCCTGATCTCGAATTACATTTGAGTGTGCAAGCGTCGGCAACGAATACCGCTGCCATTGATTTTTACCAGAAAAATTTCAATATTAAACGTGTCGTTTTACCGCGTGTACTGTCCATGCAACAAGTAAAACAGCTGTCTCGTAACACCGACATGGCCTTAGAGGTTTTTGCTTTTGGCAGTTTATGCATTATGGCTGAAGGTCGTTGTTATTTGTCCTCGTACTTTACCGGTGAGTCGCCAAATACGGTAGGCGCCTGCTCCCCTGCCAAATATGTTCGCTGGCAAGAGACAGATACAGGCCTAGAGTCGCGTTTAAATAATATTTTAATAGATCGTTACCAAGCAGATGAAAAAACCGGTTACCCCACCTTGTGTAAAGGTCGCTTTAATGTCGGAGGCAAGCTTTATCATGCCCTTGAAGAGCCAACCAGTTTAAATACGTTATCGATGTTACCTGAATTAATGCGCGCAAATATTAGCTCTGTAAAAATAGAAGGACGTCAGCGTAGCCCTGCTTATGTTGAGCAAATAACGCGTGTTTGGCGCGCTGCCATTGATGCATATCTTGCTGCTCCCGATAGCTATAAAGTGCAACCTGCTTGGGATCGCGTACTTGAGAACGTCTCCGAAGGTAATCAAACCACACTCGGCGCATATCATCGAAAATGGCAGTAA
- the ubiT gene encoding ubiquinone anaerobic biosynthesis accessory factor UbiT, whose amino-acid sequence MLKKALFKLHQHAVKQAPEFLALPCTLLPFFIQKKLLAQLLAHLFKEAMEDDELAFLEGKWLKVEITDLHLTWFLSLAEGQLLIQEDCPQVDVTFAANVNELILIAGRKEDPDTLFFQRRLSIQGDTELGLEVKNLLDNIDHDSLPAAIKHSIHYFSTFVQQGLQPEASALNAI is encoded by the coding sequence ATGTTAAAAAAGGCGTTATTTAAACTACATCAACATGCTGTTAAGCAAGCTCCTGAGTTCTTAGCCTTACCCTGTACATTGTTGCCCTTCTTTATACAAAAGAAATTATTGGCACAATTATTAGCGCATCTTTTTAAAGAGGCGATGGAAGATGATGAGTTAGCATTTTTAGAAGGTAAATGGTTGAAAGTAGAGATCACAGATCTGCATCTTACGTGGTTTTTAAGCTTGGCAGAGGGACAATTGTTGATTCAAGAAGACTGTCCTCAAGTCGATGTCACTTTTGCAGCCAATGTGAATGAACTGATTTTAATTGCAGGGCGCAAGGAAGATCCTGACACTTTATTTTTTCAGCGCCGTCTATCCATTCAAGGTGATACGGAGCTTGGTTTAGAGGTGAAAAATCTATTAGATAATATTGATCATGATAGCTTACCTGCAGCAATCAAACATTCTATTCACTATTTTTCAACGTTTGTGCAACAAGGTTTACAACCTGAAGCATCGGCATTAAATGCGATTTAA